One window of Chroococcidiopsis sp. TS-821 genomic DNA carries:
- a CDS encoding lipid-A-disaccharide synthase-related protein yields the protein MNNLSAFSPSSPIKLLCLSNGHGEDVIAVRILQELQQLSAIDIAALPIVGEGRAYTQFSIPIIGKVQTMPSGGFIYMDGRQVLRDLQGGLLKLTLSQMKVVRSWAKQGGTILAVGDIVPLLFAWSSGANYAFIGTAKSEYYRQDEFGWHPRRSLLSRLENLSASVYHPFDRYLMRHPRCKAVFPRDTLTTKTLQKLAIPAFDLGNPMMDRLEAQNVLKLERDPQRLTILLLPGSRPPEAYENWRKILVAVTELIAAFPTRSLVFLGAIAPTLTLEPLIQSLINSGFPQEGLTFKYKNASVILTQNAYNDCLHQADLAIAMAGTATEQFIGLGKCAIAFPGNGPQYTYAFAEAQSRHLGSSLILLEHPKQVADTVRSLLQDPQKLEQIAKNGYQRMGKPGAARRIAECLVQQFGWLPE from the coding sequence ATGAATAATTTATCAGCATTTTCCCCAAGTTCTCCGATAAAGTTACTTTGCCTTAGTAATGGTCACGGCGAAGATGTTATCGCTGTGCGAATTCTCCAAGAATTACAGCAGTTAAGTGCAATTGACATCGCCGCTTTACCCATCGTTGGCGAAGGACGCGCTTACACTCAATTTAGTATTCCCATTATTGGGAAAGTGCAAACAATGCCTTCTGGTGGATTTATCTATATGGATGGTCGACAAGTTTTACGAGATTTACAAGGAGGTTTGCTAAAACTTACTTTGTCTCAAATGAAGGTCGTTCGTAGCTGGGCAAAACAAGGTGGAACGATTTTAGCTGTCGGTGATATTGTACCGTTACTTTTTGCGTGGAGCAGTGGGGCGAATTACGCTTTTATCGGTACAGCAAAATCAGAATATTACCGACAAGATGAGTTTGGATGGCATCCTAGGCGATCGCTACTCTCGCGTTTAGAAAATTTGTCAGCTTCAGTTTATCATCCTTTCGACCGCTATTTAATGAGGCACCCACGTTGCAAAGCGGTTTTTCCGCGAGACACGTTAACAACTAAAACTCTACAAAAATTGGCAATTCCCGCGTTCGATTTGGGAAACCCCATGATGGATCGATTAGAGGCGCAGAATGTATTAAAGTTAGAACGCGATCCGCAGCGGTTAACAATTCTCTTACTTCCTGGTTCGCGCCCTCCTGAAGCTTACGAAAATTGGCGAAAAATTCTCGTTGCTGTTACCGAATTAATCGCCGCGTTTCCGACACGATCGCTTGTTTTTTTGGGTGCGATCGCCCCGACATTAACTCTAGAACCATTGATTCAAAGTCTTATTAACTCAGGTTTTCCTCAGGAAGGCTTGACATTTAAATACAAAAATGCATCTGTGATTCTAACTCAAAATGCTTACAACGATTGCTTACACCAAGCCGATTTAGCAATAGCAATGGCGGGAACAGCCACCGAACAATTTATTGGTTTAGGAAAATGTGCGATCGCCTTTCCAGGAAATGGACCACAATACACTTATGCCTTTGCTGAAGCCCAAAGCCGCCATCTTGGTTCCTCATTGATTTTACTCGAACATCCAAAACAAGTTGCGGATACAGTGCGATCGCTACTTCAAGATCCTCAAAAACTCGAACAAATCGCCAAAAATGGCTACCAACGTATGGGAAAACCAGGCGCAGCCCGTCGCATCGCCGAATGCTTAGTTCAACAATTTGGCTGGCTACCCGAATAA
- a CDS encoding BamA/TamA family outer membrane protein codes for MRFCTAICTLAGLTAIELIYTSLATASPQVLVPSSDVQYYQEYQNAFIIPTKEPTSNPARVATTSQQLPAARNELFVTATDVQIVGASEELQQIVRNAIKTRVGGETSESQLQQDVAAILATNLFSNATVSSNPTTTGLNVVFQVEPVIVRSLQLANAKVLPQNIAIERIKPQIGNPISPTALSQSVEQINEWYAQNGYTLARVIAIRPNPQGVLALEVAEGLINDVKFRFSDEDGRFIDDRGKPIQGRTQLDFLRRELNVKPGQVFREETVKQDLQKLYQLGLFQNVRVALEGDATKVDVIYDLTEAPARAANFGGGYSDDSGLFATVSYKDFNFGGVNDSIGADIQISRRDIQFDGSFTSPYRASNPDRFGYQVNAFRRRGISSTFDGDVSLPNDDRPREAQFGGSVTLQRPIDDWQASMGLNYKRTSIRDRAGNISPEDELGNPLTLSGTGIDDLTTISFTATRDFRNNFVNPTDGSVLSLSAEQSIPIGQGAISMSRLRANYSQYIPVDLVGGKDDPEVFAFNVQGGTTIGDLPPYEAFNLGGLNSVRGYGSGEVGSGRSFVLASAEYRFPILDFLGGVVFADFASDLGSGDTVLGEPAVVRDKPGTGFGYGAGVRVNSPIGLIRADFGFNDRGESRLQFGFGHRF; via the coding sequence ATGCGTTTTTGTACTGCAATTTGTACCTTGGCTGGGTTGACTGCCATTGAGTTAATTTATACATCCTTAGCGACGGCTAGCCCTCAAGTGTTAGTTCCTAGTAGCGATGTGCAGTATTATCAAGAATATCAAAACGCGTTTATTATTCCCACAAAAGAACCGACATCAAATCCAGCACGCGTAGCAACGACTTCGCAGCAGTTACCCGCAGCGCGTAACGAGTTATTTGTAACTGCAACAGATGTGCAAATCGTCGGTGCAAGCGAAGAATTACAGCAAATTGTACGCAATGCGATTAAAACTCGTGTCGGAGGAGAAACGAGTGAAAGTCAGTTACAACAAGATGTCGCAGCAATTTTAGCGACAAATTTATTTAGCAATGCCACAGTAAGTAGTAACCCAACGACAACAGGATTAAATGTCGTGTTTCAGGTGGAACCTGTCATTGTGCGATCGCTACAACTGGCAAATGCCAAAGTACTACCACAAAACATTGCAATAGAACGCATAAAACCACAAATTGGCAATCCCATAAGCCCGACAGCGCTCAGTCAAAGCGTCGAGCAAATCAACGAGTGGTATGCTCAAAATGGCTATACTTTAGCGCGGGTCATCGCGATTCGTCCTAACCCACAAGGCGTACTCGCGCTAGAAGTCGCGGAAGGATTAATTAATGATGTCAAATTCCGCTTTTCTGATGAAGATGGGCGATTTATTGACGATCGAGGTAAACCAATTCAAGGACGAACGCAACTTGATTTCCTTCGCCGCGAATTGAATGTCAAACCTGGGCAAGTTTTTCGCGAAGAAACAGTTAAACAAGACTTACAAAAACTGTATCAGTTGGGATTATTTCAAAACGTCCGCGTCGCGTTAGAAGGCGATGCAACAAAAGTTGATGTCATTTATGATTTGACAGAAGCGCCTGCACGTGCTGCTAATTTTGGTGGTGGTTACAGTGATGATAGCGGACTATTTGCCACAGTCAGCTACAAAGATTTTAATTTTGGCGGCGTAAATGATTCGATCGGGGCTGATATCCAAATTAGTCGCCGCGATATTCAATTCGATGGAAGTTTCACAAGTCCCTATCGCGCGAGTAACCCCGATCGCTTCGGGTATCAAGTTAATGCATTTCGGCGTCGCGGGATATCCTCAACCTTTGATGGTGATGTTTCGTTACCCAACGACGATCGCCCGCGCGAAGCGCAATTTGGTGGAAGCGTTACCTTACAACGTCCGATTGATGATTGGCAAGCGTCAATGGGGTTAAACTACAAGCGTACCAGTATCCGCGATCGCGCCGGTAATATTTCTCCTGAAGATGAGTTAGGAAATCCGCTAACTTTAAGCGGTACGGGAATCGACGATTTGACGACAATCTCATTTACAGCAACGCGCGATTTTCGCAATAACTTTGTTAATCCTACCGACGGTTCGGTACTCAGCCTCAGCGCAGAACAGTCAATTCCCATCGGTCAAGGTGCAATCTCAATGAGTCGCCTACGCGCAAATTATAGTCAGTATATTCCAGTCGATCTCGTGGGTGGCAAAGACGATCCCGAAGTTTTCGCCTTTAACGTTCAAGGTGGGACAACGATTGGCGATTTACCACCGTACGAAGCCTTCAATTTGGGTGGTTTGAACTCAGTACGCGGGTACGGTAGTGGGGAAGTTGGCAGTGGGCGATCGTTTGTGTTAGCTTCGGCAGAATACCGCTTTCCGATCCTCGATTTTTTGGGAGGAGTTGTTTTTGCTGATTTTGCTTCCGATTTAGGTTCGGGAGACACTGTCCTTGGAGAACCAGCGGTAGTCCGCGATAAACCAGGAACAGGCTTTGGCTATGGTGCTGGCGTGCGGGTAAATTCGCCGATTGGTTTAATTCGTGCTGATTTTGGATTCAACGATCGAGGAGAAAGTCGCTTACAATTCGGATTCGGTCATCGCTTTTAA
- a CDS encoding ABC transporter ATP-binding protein, translating into MIALEVHNLHKTYKQRKKLIEAVRGVSLNINSGEILAFLGPNGAGKTTCIKMIAGLIKPDVGSVKIAGSDPHRNPKSLRLVGAVLEGNRNLYWRLTPEENLEYFGTLRGLNRRVAHKNGLQLLERFDLISKRRAPVQTLSRGMQQKLAIAVALVHNPRLLLLDEPTLGLDVEASQNVKVLVREIAREGCAILLTTHQLDVAEEISDRVAIIQQGKILAEERTREIIRRFSGSTYVIEIAGELDSVQTSKLESLGVIIQADRIIYEGTSAGLYQVLAVLNPLPLIQVKQQADLTQVFLKIVRDNRNA; encoded by the coding sequence TTGATCGCCCTCGAAGTTCACAACTTACACAAAACATACAAGCAACGCAAAAAGCTAATTGAAGCTGTACGCGGTGTCTCTTTAAACATCAATTCTGGTGAAATTCTCGCATTTTTAGGTCCCAACGGCGCCGGAAAAACGACTTGCATCAAAATGATTGCGGGTTTAATCAAACCTGACGTAGGTTCAGTCAAAATTGCCGGTTCTGATCCGCATCGCAATCCGAAGTCGCTACGCTTAGTTGGTGCAGTTTTAGAAGGAAATCGCAATCTCTATTGGCGACTAACTCCCGAAGAGAACTTAGAGTATTTTGGCACATTACGCGGGCTAAATCGCCGTGTAGCGCATAAAAACGGACTGCAATTATTAGAAAGGTTCGACTTGATATCAAAACGCCGCGCCCCAGTACAAACACTCTCACGCGGGATGCAGCAAAAGTTGGCGATCGCTGTCGCCTTAGTTCACAATCCACGCTTATTGTTACTCGATGAACCAACGTTAGGTTTAGATGTAGAAGCGAGTCAAAATGTCAAAGTTTTAGTACGCGAAATTGCGCGTGAAGGTTGTGCGATTTTACTCACAACACACCAACTTGATGTTGCAGAAGAAATATCAGATCGCGTCGCAATTATTCAACAAGGCAAAATTTTAGCTGAGGAACGAACGCGCGAAATTATTCGGCGTTTTTCTGGTTCTACTTACGTTATTGAGATAGCAGGTGAATTAGATTCTGTACAAACGAGTAAACTTGAATCTCTAGGTGTCATCATCCAAGCCGATAGAATTATTTATGAGGGAACCTCAGCAGGTTTATACCAAGTTTTAGCTGTTCTCAACCCTCTACCTTTAATCCAAGTCAAACAACAAGCTGACTTGACGCAAGTTTTCCTCAAAATTGTCCGAGATAACCGCAATGCTTGA